The following is a genomic window from Calliphora vicina chromosome 5, idCalVici1.1, whole genome shotgun sequence.
caaaacttcaataattctgtcagaaatgGTTTCGAGATGTTTCCTATTGAAAATTAGCTAaaacggtccacaaatggctgagatatgaggaaaaaaacaggacaacctcgattttttttacctatttttgacctatatctggattactaagtctttaatatagaaaatatggatatctaatgatagatatttcaaagacctatatcagacgacgtatataagacgatagttagttggacctacaatggatcaaaatcggaaaaaaaatattttttaacccgcatttttttctccaaacaattaaaaaaccaaaaaaaattttttaaaatttaaaaaaaaatatttttaaatttaaaaaaaaaaatttaaatttaaaaaaaaaatttaaatttaaaaaaaaaaaaattaaatttacaaaaaaatttttaaataatttgaaaaaacaactggaaaaaaataaattttgtttacctaaaaatatttaaaatttgtattgtgaagtataatttggtgaagggtttataagattctgcacagccgaatCTTATGTAACTTCATAAGCTAAGATTATGATTTACTCTTTACATggataataatttttaaccaaattaaaATCTGCACACTACACTtgagtaaattaatttttaactagtttttgccttgttattttaaataattctctattaatttttgttcttcaattcttaataatgattttattcaagtacatatataatttagataaatataaatattaattacatgtttatatagataattacgttagaaaattttgcgttttatatAGAACAGCTCTTATTTGTTTTCTGGTTGGGGGAACCATGACTGGCAAGCCTCCATGGCTATTTCACACATGGCGGTAACAGCCTTGGCATTGTCATAttctaaaattgagaaaatatagaaaattgttaaggtataatggaaatttatataaaaaaaccataaattattcgaaaacttACCGACACTGTTGCGTTTGCCAAAAATGCTGCCATTGAATGGGGGCTTGCGGTAGGCGGCTTCACTGGAGTTCAACATGACAACTGCCATGATGAAGGCAATGACAATGAGGCAGACTGAGAAACGTAGAGCGAACATTTTGAGAGTATCTTTGGAGCAAGAAAACACGACTGAACTAGATGTTTGAAGATGATTTGAGCTGTAGATGCTGACAGAAACTGATGATTTTGTTGGCTGCTGGCCAggcttttatactaaaattctcatgtttggaaaatcaaaaatgatAATATACTTCATCTAATAATTGTTTATGTTTGTCTCTAAGGATATCAGCCGGGATAAttggaaataaattgaaaaatatgattAAGCCAAAAAAAGGGTGGGTTTATTACTAAATAACATGAACAACATATGTAAGTACAAGTATGTACCAAAGCTATATaagaatatttttagtttattgttcGTTTAAGTACATTTAATTATTGCAAATATTATTAAGTCTTTTTTTAAGGACACTTAACAGGACACTGTTAAAGAACAGactacatttattatttatttacacacaTGCATACGTATATTGTAGAAATaccagaattttatttaaaactctaTCTCTTAATATTCCACTCTAAGACTTTGGAAAACTCCTTTTCACCAAATTCCATCATTTTGGCGTGTTCCAAACATATGTTTTGCCTTTTTAAATTATCGATTAGAAACAATTGCTTTTTGTAGGCATTTAATAAATCCGCTCTTTGTTTTTTTAACCCCTTAATTTGTTTATCCTTATTGTCGGCCTCATTTCTCATCGTTTCCTTTTGCTCCCGCTCAGCCGTTTTCATTACGCTCAACGTATTCCTAGCACTTTCCAAATCTTCTTTAGCTCGAAAGAGTCGCTTCTCTAGATTGGTATTTGTTTGAGTTAATAGTTTTAATTCTCTTTTCGCTGTTTCCAGTTCTTTATGTTGAGCGTTTTGCTCCAAGCTGCGCTCCTTTAAACGCCTGTTTGCATCTTCTAATTGTTTTTCATGTTTTGCTATTTGCTCTGTTAGGGAATTATTTTTGGCCAAAGCCTGATCCCTTTGTTGCTCTACCGTTTTGGTGTGCTCCAAAGCTTTGTCGAGTAATTCCTTTTGTTTGCTCATTTCCTTAGATATGCGTTCATGATCTTCTTCAAGTATTACAATTTTGGATTTAAGGAATCTGAAAATATTTGAGGAGATAAACAAAATgagttgaaattaatttaagaaataagGAAAGCAATTGAAACATTTAATGGTTTAAGAATATAAGACATTTTTTGATGCCATTATTTCTGTGAGAATTTAGTATAAAAGCCTGGCCAACAGCCAACAAAATCATCAGTTTATGTTTGCATCTACAGCCCAACACATCTTAAGGATACTCTCAAAATGTTTGCTCTACGTTTCTCGGTCTGTTTCATTGTCATTGCCTTTATTATGGCCGTGGTCATGTTGAACACCAGTGAAGCCGCCTACCGCAAGCCCCCCTTTAATGGCAGCATTTTTGGCAAACGTAATAGTGTGGGTaagtattcgaataatttataaatttgtaaatgttcATTATACCTTAAAAACTGTctttaattttccaattttagaatatGACAATGCCAAGGCCGTTACCGCCATGTGTGAGATAGCCATGGAGGCTTGCCAGTCATGGTTCCCCCAACCAGAAAACAAATAAGAAGTTTACCATACAGAATGAACCTTTGGCTAACGATATATTCTAAATAAacttgtaattaatttttatatttatctaatttatatatttctgagctttattcattaaaataaatgtaatttgtatttaacttttatcaaaacttgAATGTTTTATTAATGAGATCTGAGAGTTTCTAGATTAGAAGTTTGAGGGATTTACAAGTTAATTTTTTCGTTCCACTGTATTTGTTTATCGTTCCACCAGCAGTTTCCGATTACAATATTGTTTTTCACATCCGAGGTGGCCAACATTGGaccaatatttattaaattctcGGCGGGGTTTTACAATTTCAGAGATGTAAGTTAATAATTACATCGGAAGTTTCTAAACATACCCTTTACAAGTTTATTATACCTCCACTGTTAATTTGCAacatcaaataataaatatatatgtatatactggATCGTTACAGAAATTGGAAGCGAtattgccatgtccgtctgtatgttgaaatcaactttctgaagcccccaaataacttacattttaTTAGGTTAGTTTATTAAGGAAGCCAGTAttaaccagctcacttgggtccacgaaattggtccctttgtgaaACCCTAAGGATCATGCTTAGGTCCTCAAGAGGTCCTTCACATTTCAGAAATGAGTTCagtgccgaaccaacctgacaCACGAATGAACGAATCTATCTGACATCCACAGCAGATACATCCGTTATGCCTTGCAAAACAggactacctattgtcgcagtTCAAGCCCCCGATATAGCAGGGCAAAGACATAGGAGATGTTCGAGCGTTTCCTCCTCGTCTTCATCACGACCTCGTCTTCATCGAGAAATCGAGCCTCGATATCAAGCAATTTGTTAGATTAGACCATCTGAGCTGAacagactcaaataatttacgctgtatgaATGATTTACAGCAGGATAGCACTAAACCGACCAGAATATCGATCTCATCAACTTGTAGACGTGAGCttcttttggccagttcatccgcaatagcattgcTAGGCACACTCCAGGTTACATCTCGCCATCTTgttaagagatacccggcattcatgtgtaccaatctggatgtcgagtagACACCAGATAGGGATTTGATAGCTGACTTACTacagattcggatattcacaccaaataaCCTCTAGTACCTCATCCAGTGTACCGCCCTTTTGATCGCTGAAATttcagcttgaattacactatATTGATCCTGTAGCCTGAAACACACCCCATTCTGAAAATGGGGAATATAGAAGCCACCACCCATCCTAACCGCTGACTTGGAGCCATCTGTATAGATGACAAACGTGTCCCTACAAGAAGGTAACTCGCCAACCAGCGATACAGAGAAGCGTCTGTCGATAAAAGGTAACGGAGTGTAGTAGTCAATGTTAACAGGGCGATAAAGTACCCTTCCTAAAATAGACGCATGGCCGGTACCAGACCATGTTCCTACAGTACTTAGCCAAACCGCCGAACCGCCAGTGCATCATAACGAACAGAGCACGAGACGGAGTGCTTCGTTGCGCACTCGTAATCATTAGGGAAGAGATTCGCAGGAttgggccttttcggaaatgcatcactgcgctgcattTGATGCGCATCTGTGATTAGTTTGCGATGCTCATGCAAATCGGCTGATGCTGATGCGCAGACAATGCATCAGCCATTTTTGTGATGCTTGTTTGATGGGTTTTTGCGCATCATATGTTTTACTGTTGCTTTTTAGAACTCATGACATTTACAGTGTTGGCAACTTTTTCATTTTAGAATGTACTGCGCATCAgatgcagcgcagtgatgcatttccgaaaaggcccatACATTAATATGCTTCGTTGCGCACCCGTAATTATTAGTGCAGAGATTCTCTCAATCATCCCACAGTAGGTGGATTTACTTAGAGTCTTCCACCATACTAGTGCTCCATACTCCATGTCTTCCCAATGGCCCTTCGGCAGgcatatacattttattacaaGAAACCGAATTTTTAGCGGATTCTCTATAGAGAAgtctaaaatatatatttgaagcAAAAATGACAAGCTATTAAACACTTTATATCTCAATCCTATAAAAGAGGATAATGTTGTCTTAATCAGACTATCTGCTTTACTTACTTTATTAAACCCTCCGAGCTAATGTTCTTCTTTGAGGCCACTGTATGATTACTAGTCTGTGAACGCCGTCCCGTAGACACACCATCCTCCAGTGCCACCGAATTAAGACTACCAATGCGTGAGGCATCCATTTGACATCTCAACGAGGAGCTTTCCTCTTTAACCAACACTTCTAAAGAGGGACTTTCTAAAAATTTGGGATTACgatatttaatggcaaaagttGAGTTATTCGAAGGCTCAACACGACTATTGCTAATACGATTATTTATTTGGGAGCGGCTGGACTCAGtgcattttgtttgtttggaacGATATGTGAGATTGTTGTTGCAAACTGTTGCTGGGCCTTGGGAAGATGTACTGGGAGCATCTggaaatgtatataaaattaattttgaagtaaaagtaaTTCTTATAATCAAGGTTGGCGGCTACCAATTCGTAAAGGCTAATGGGTAAcgctaattttgtttaattcggTTAGTTTTAATGGTGTTAACGGTATTTGCTGTTCTTTTTAATGATAACTGtaattttggtgtttttttgtctaatcaaatttacaaaaattacattttaacttctatagatttcaaaaaactcaattatGGAAAATAACACTAACGGTATTTTAGCTGTAACTGTAATTTCAGTTATTCCCGTCACAGATATATGTGTATACAGATTCTTCAAAACTAACGTTTACAAAAGTTGTGTATCAGCATTTCTTCATTTAACCCCATCGAAGAAAAAGGATAGCCATacatttttcatacatatttgctATTCCTTTCTTAAGTTGGGGTTAAATGTGTGAGGCaactttaatacattttaacaccGTGACGTATCTGCTCATCATCTGtgatttcggtaacggtagttTAGCTGAAAGgcggtaacggtagccaaccttgttTATAAAATTACCGTAACTACGTCTATTAGCAGAACGATAGGTTCCTCCTCCTGCTGCTTTATTAAGCGACATTATATTTGTTCGTTGTTCCCTAAGGGTTGTTATGGTATCGTTAACATCTACAATACCATCACCGGCTCCCTGTTTCCTCAACAGAGTACTGGGGCCtttggatttttgaaaagttaaaaaacgACCATCTGTCTTGGGACCTTCCATGTCAGCACTGGTTATGGCCATTCTATCCAATTgttcatttaattttagaaattgtttttcttttgttaaaagCTCCGCCATTGTaacttaaacaatatttattgaattatttttttttggggtaTTTCTTTAACACGTAAAATGTAATATTCGCaatctttatttaatttgaaattttttaaaaaaaaaaaaaaacacattcaatttaagtttattcaataataaaaattcacaattttttaatttatgtatgttttgattgattgatttttaattataatttatttaacatttaacaacatgataaacaatttttttttacagaaaattaaagTACTTGAATGATGGTTGGTAAATGGATTCAAATTCGCAATTAGATATTGGTTACTTGTGTTTGAATTTGAAAGTTGATTTGAATTCAATTAGAATTGTTGTTATTAACTATGGCTACCGGCCGGCCGGCAATTGCTATTGGGGATgtgtttattttcataataaccTAACAACCGTTTGTTGCATTTAGTTATGCTCAAAAATAGAATCACATATGAGACCAACAGAGCTTGCTAACTTGCATCAAGTCCTGTTTCGTTTAAAACTTCTAAAgaatcaattttcaaaatcaaataaatttttttctctaacCATTcttctatacctgataaatttgtatcatgataaacgtcaaaatgattgtcaagataaaaaattatcaggtatagtctccatttatcaGAATTATTGCTttgttatgataaaattgttagtgcttttgctcagaaaactttgttttgacaacaaacgtcattaattgttatgataaatatttgtcaagtatagacaggggctgataaatttgtatcatgataaacgtcaaaatgattgtcaagataaaaaattatcgggtatagtccccatttattagaattattgctttgttatgataaaattgttagagCTCTTGCTCAGAAAACTTTGtgttgacaacaaacgtcattaattgttatgataaatatttgtcaagtatagacaagGGGTTAagaattcattacgaattaattccttcttttctttaataaaaatccGTTACAAACAATAGATAgggtatcttttgaacgcggtttttgttttcaacaacttattgtcatttattctcacttagttattgaacattatagtgtaaacaaaacaatttgtattgtttcttaaatgtcaaattttgtgccaacaaagcgtcatatacgGGAAGCACGCCGAATgcccaccaaagcttatggtgaatgtgtttcatcggttacaacgtgcgagagaaggtttattcggttcagaagtggttattttgcacggaagataaagatcaagaattgtaagcattacttcatgaatattgtttttcaaactcaaaaagagcttacaaaatcattcaagctcaaattccaaaatgtttgcgagcagcaggattcattgaaaagctgggaaattgggtaccatacgaattgaaaccgagagaccttgaaagacgaaaagaaaataatttttgcatcgaattatttcttgcgatgaaaaatgggtTAATTACGATTACCTGAAGTGTTAGAGATCGTATGTCAAGCCGAATTAACACCAaactgaccagaccatcacagggaacttaCCGAACAcatctgattcgtttgaagcgagcattggttgaaaaacgcacagaatatggggccagacatgaaaccgttataatccatcatgacaacgctaggccacatgttgcattatctgttaaaaactatttagaaagaagtggttgggaagttttacctcacccgcctaatagtccagaccttgcctgACTACTAATTGTTTCCATCGATGTAGAACGCTTTCTCtctgcttcactttggaacatagtatccgatattggcttgatgaGCAGTActttttggctcgaaatccatatgttgccagaaagatgagaaatagtcattgctaacaatggccaatactttgaataaatttaatttgtacaaatgtttcaaaataaaagacaaaatttttttaaaaaataccgaatttttaagtcagatttgaattaacaaaaatttaatcattcaaagtttaaaTGAATTCTGATATGGATTAATACAACGATGAAtggaattctatttaaattaaagcttttaattGAAAGGTTcgtaagaattaattctta
Proteins encoded in this region:
- the SIFa gene encoding neuropeptide SIFamide; translation: MFALRFSVCLIVIAFIMAVVMLNSSEAAYRKPPFNGSIFGKRNSVEYDNAKAVTAMCEIAMEACQSWFPQPENK
- the LOC135962183 gene encoding testis-expressed protein 9; the encoded protein is MAELLTKEKQFLKLNEQLDRMAITSADMEGPKTDGRFLTFQKSKGPSTLLRKQGAGDGIVDVNDTITTLREQRTNIMSLNKAAGGGTYRSANRRSYDAPSTSSQGPATVCNNNLTYRSKQTKCTESSRSQINNRISNSRVEPSNNSTFAIKYRNPKFLESPSLEVLVKEESSSLRCQMDASRIGSLNSVALEDGVSTGRRSQTSNHTVASKKNISSEGLIKFLKSKIVILEEDHERISKEMSKQKELLDKALEHTKTVEQQRDQALAKNNSLTEQIAKHEKQLEDANRRLKERSLEQNAQHKELETAKRELKLLTQTNTNLEKRLFRAKEDLESARNTLSVMKTAEREQKETMRNEADNKDKQIKGLKKQRADLLNAYKKQLFLIDNLKRQNICLEHAKMMEFGEKEFSKVLEWNIKR
- the LOC135962185 gene encoding neuropeptide SIFamide-like, with the protein product MFALRFSVCFIVIAFIMAVVMLNTSEAAYRKPPFNGSIFGKRNSVEYDNAKAVTAMCEIAMEACQSWFPQPENK